In one Parambassis ranga chromosome 6, fParRan2.1, whole genome shotgun sequence genomic region, the following are encoded:
- the metrn gene encoding meteorin, translating into MSNFLLWINATWILLFAIFDVSFSNYSEDQCSWRGSGLSQQQGSVEQISLHCSEGTLDWLYPKGALRLTLSPRLPSVAVGPSGSSSGLITACVKPSEQFHGAQLYLERDGVLELLVGDRLETSPPPRVRCFSRLPGERVALFLQATPHQDISRRTASFRYELRGDWTARLSLDSNPINNEDACRPCNNTEILMAVCTSDFVVRGNIRSVDEDENLRAAVIKVSATRVFRQKYALFTGNSRLASRGEIRTLIQCGVKPGPGSFLFTGRVHFGEAWLGCAPRYKDFQRAYIAAKAAQQIPCELPVD; encoded by the exons ATGTCTAATTTTTTGCTTTGGATTAACGCAACTTGGATTTTACTTTTTGCCATTTTTGATGTGTCTTTTTCCAACTACTCTGAAGACCAATGCAGCTGGAGAGGCAG TGGTTTGTCTCAGCAGCAGGGCAGCGTGGAGCAGATCTCCCTCCACTGCTCTGAGGGCACATTGGACTGGTTGTATCCCAAAGGAGCCCTGCGCCTCACCCTGTCACCCCGGCTGCCCTCTGTGGCAGTGGGCCCCAGTGGCAGCAGCTCAGGCCTCATCACAGCCTGCGTCAAGCCTTCAGAGCAGTTCCACGGTGCCCAGCTTTACCTCGAGAGAGACGGGGTCCTGGAGCTCCTGGTAGGGGACCGGCTCGAGACGTCCCCACCACCAAGGGTGCGCTGCTTCAGCCGCCTCCCTGGGGAGCGGGTGGCCCTTTTCCTGCAAGCAACACCTCATCAGGACATCAGCAGGAGGACTGCCTCCTTTCGCTATGAGCTGAGAGGAGACTGGACAGCGCGCCTGTCACTGGACTCCAACCCCATTAACAATGAAG aTGCCTGTAGACCCTGCAACAACACAGAGATCCTCATGGCTGTTTGCACCAGTGATTTTG TGGTGCGAGGTAACATCAGGTCGGTGGACGAAGATGAGAACCTGCGGGCGGCGGTGATCAAGGTCAGCGCCACCCGTGTGTTCCGTCAGAAGTACGCCCTCTTTACCGGCAACAGTCGCCTGGCCAGCCGAGGTGAAATCAGGACTCTGATTCAGTGCGGCGTCAAACCAGGACCCGGGAGCTTCCTCTTCACTGGTCGGGTCCACTTCGGTGAGGCCTGGCTGGGTTGTGCTCCCCGCTACAAGGACTTCCAGAGGGCTTACATTGCAGCCAAAGCGGCGCAGCAGATTCCCTGTGAACTGCCTGTAGATTGA